In Arachis hypogaea cultivar Tifrunner chromosome 17, arahy.Tifrunner.gnm2.J5K5, whole genome shotgun sequence, a single window of DNA contains:
- the LOC112767192 gene encoding uncharacterized protein produces MTTLLGVQLTIQDRHVVVENGIVRVTISNPEGIVTGIQYNGIDNLLEVLNDESNRGYWDLVWSSPTTTGTTGKFDVIKGTAFKVIMENEDQVEISFTRTWDVSLKDQLVPLNIDKRFIMLRGTSGFYSYAIYEHLSEWPAFNLDETRIAFKLRKDKFHYMAMADNRQRNMPLPDDRVPPRGQPLAYPEAVLFGDPLEPEFKGEVDDKYQYSCDNKDSQVHGWVCMDPAVGFWLITPSNEFRSGGPLKQNLTSHVGPTTLAVFLSAHYSGEDLVPKFKEGEAWKKVFGPVFIYLNSPNDDNGDVEPHKMLWEDAKLQMNVEVQSWPYTFPESDDYPKWYERGIVTGRLLVRERYISDDDYIAAKGAYVGLAPPGDVGSWQRECKNYQFWSEADEDGYFSISNVRAGDYNLYAWVPGFIGDYKYNNSIITIAEGSTTLIELGDLAYEPPRDGPTLWEIGIPDRVAAEFYVPDPNPKYINKLYVNHPQKFRQYGLWERYAELYPDKDLIYTVGVSDYTKDWFFAQVTRKKDDNTYQGTTWQIKFQLSNVNKTGTYKLRLALASATFSELQVRVNDPKASRPLFSSGLIGRDNSIARHGIHGLYWLFNVDIQGTKLVEGDNTIFLTQARGNTPFQNIMYDYVRLEGPPQPPSLNKNI; encoded by the exons ATGACAACACTACTCGGGGTGCAACTCACCATTCAAGATCGTCAT GTGGTGGTGGAGAATGGCATAGTAAGAGTAACGATTTCAAATCCAGAAGGAATAGTGACTGGAATTCAGTATAATGGAATCGACAACTTGCTTGAAGTTTTGAATGACGAATCTAATAGAGG GTATTGGGACCTTGTTTGGAGCTCACCAACAACTACAGGAACCACTGGCAAATTTGACGT AATAAAAGGAACCGCTTTCAAAGTAATAATGGAAAATGAGGATCAAGTTGAGATTTCTTTCACAAGAACATGGGACGTGTCCCTCAAAGACCAGCTAGTTCCTTTGAATATCGATAAAAG GTTCATAATGCTTCGTGGTACTTCGGGGTTCTATTCATATGCTATTTACGAACACTTAAGCGAGTGGCCTGCTTTTAATCTTGACGAAACCAGAATTGCTTTCAAGCTCAGAAAAGAcaa GTTCCATTATATGGCAATGGCGGATAACCGACAAAGAAACATGCCTCTTCCTGATGATCGAGTGCCACCAAGAGGCCAACCCCTTGCATATCCCGAAGCAGTTCTTTTTGGCGATCCTCTTGAACCTGAATTCAAAGGAGAG GTAGATGACAAGTACCAATATTCATGTGACAACAAAGATAGCCAAGTTCATGGGTGGGTGTGCATGGATCCTGCCGTTGGATTTTGGCTAATTACGCCCAGCAATGAGTTCCGTTCTGGTGGGCCCCTCAAACAAAACTTAACCTCCCACGTTGGACCCACCACGCTCGCT GTGTTTCTAAGTGCCCATTATAGTGGAGAGGACTTGGTGCCAAAATTCAAAGAAGGAGAAGCATGGAAGAAGGTTTTTGGTCCAGTTTTCATTTATTTGAATTCTCCTAATGACGATAATGGTGATGTTGAACCCCATAAAATGCTCTGGGAAGATGCTAAACTTCAG ATGAATGTAGAAGTACAAAGTTGGCCTTACACTTTTCCCGAATCAGATGATTACCCAAAGTGGTACGAACGGGGTATTGTTACTGGCAGGTTATTAGTTAGAGAGAG gtATATAAGCGATGATGACTACATAGCAGCAAAAGGTGCATATGTTGGTTTGGCTCCCCCTGGAGATGTTGGATCATGGCAAAGAGAATGCAAG AATTATCAGTTCTGGAGTGAAGCAGATGAAGATGGGTATTTCTCCATCAGCAATGTACGAGCTGGTGACTATAATTTATATGCATGGGTACCTGGTTTTATTGGAGACTACAAAtacaataattcaattataacCATAGcggaag gGTCTACTACTTTGATTGAATTGGGTGATCTTGCTTATGAGCCACCAAGAGATGGACCAACACTTTGGGAAATAGGGATTCCAGATCGTGTAGCTGCAGAGTTCTATGTTCCTGATCCAAATCCCAAATACATCAACAAACTCTACGTTAATCATCCTCAAAA ATTTAGGCAATATGGATTATGGGAGAGATATGCAGAATTGTACCCCGACAAAGATTTAATCTACACTGTTGGAGTTAGTGATTACACCAAAGATTGGTTCTTTGCCCAAGTTACAAG GAAGAAAGACGACAATACATATCAAGGAACCACTTGGCAGATCAAGTTTCAGCTTTCCAATGTAAACAAAACCGGTACCTATAAACTGCGCCTGGCTTTGGCTTCCGCTACATTTTCTGAACTCCAG gTGCGAGTTAATGATCCAAAGGCAAGTCGTCCTCTATTTTCAAGTGGGTTGATAGGAAGGGATAACTCAATTGCAAGGCATGGAATTCATGGACTCTATTGGCTTTTCAATGTGGACATTCAAGGAACCAAACTTGTTGAAGGAGATAACACCATTTTTCTAACACAAGCTAGAGGCAATACCCCATTTCAGAACATTATGTATGATTACGTTCGTTTGGAAGGTCCACCACAACCACctagtttaaataaaaacatttaa